One window of Cydia strobilella chromosome 10, ilCydStro3.1, whole genome shotgun sequence genomic DNA carries:
- the LOC134744966 gene encoding mucin-2-like: protein MRCLLILGSLFIISATYCLPSPCESNTDRDPIIVTDEPPVIQSAWDKTSDGPRTEIISNVSRNSSQLKTTSDTKSKEKVKTKQKKDGSTVTIIVDKTKTKNKTKGLTDSFDQTNHTILQGEIEEQDILTKEKQQRLKEKSVAKNVTREKIVTNPDGTIKSDTVKTKVSEKDKKSVKTKQSKTLLRTKKTVTTEAPECITITLPPTPPCETLTTTTEAPVCITVPPTRTTTTETPCITLPPKPPCETPTTTTEPPRLPCGCKRTTTTEKPEKWPCGHPKPTD, encoded by the exons ATGCGGTGTCTATTGATATTAGGGTCTTTGTTTATAATATCg gCAACCTACTGTTTACCATCGCCATGTGAGAGTAACACAGATCGA GACCCAATTATCGTAACAGACGAGCCGCCTGTGATCCAGTCTGCGTGGGATAAAACTTCTG ATGGGCCTCGAACGGAAATTATATCCAATG tTTCGAGAAATTCATCACAACTCAAAA CCACATCTGACACCAAAAGCAAGGAAAAGGTGAAGACCAAACAAAAGAAAGACGGCAGTACCGTGACCATCATAGTCGACAAAACCAAGACCAAAAATAAAACGAAAGGATTGACCGATTCCTTCGACCAGACCAACCACACCATCTTACAAGGCGAAATCGAAGAACAAGACATtttaacaaaagaaaaacaacaaagattaaaagaaaaaagcgTTGCCAAGAACGTCACTCGAGAAAAGATTGTAACTAACCCGGATGGAACTATTAAGTCAGACACGGTCAAAACAAAGGTTTCAGAGAAAGATAAAAAGTCCGTAAAGACTAAACAATCGAAGACTTTATTGCGTACAAAGAAGACAGTGACCACCGAAGCGCCGGAATGTATTACTATTACTCTACCGCCGACGCCGCCGTGTGAGACGCTGACAACGACAACTGAGGCGCCGGTGTGTATAACAGTCCCGCCGACGCGGACAACGACCACTGAAACGCCGTGTATAACCCTCCCGCCGAAGCCGCCGTGTGAGACGCCGACAACGACGACGGAACCGCCGCGACTGCCGTGCGGATGCAAACGGACGACTACGACTGAAAAACCGGAGAAGTGGCCGTGTGGTCACCCTAAACCAACAGATTAG